The genomic window TTTTATAAGAATTAAAATTCCCTTGGTTTTCCCCCGTAAGTAACGGTTTAGAAATTTTTTAATATCAATTAAAAGCAACAACAGTTATCCTCAACTGTGGAAAGCAGGAATGGAGCATTTGGTATCCTTAGGTGTGACTTATCATGGTCGCCACACCTGTTCTTTTTCAAATAGTGCTATTATTGACTCTTTCCTATTCAAGAACAGCCAAACCATTAATTCCAAGCAGGTCTTTAGTATAGATACTTTTCTTATAACGTCATTAGCAAACCTTAGAGATATACACCATAGCTGTGGGTAAAAGTGGGCCTGCATGCTATAAATTATAATATTGAAATCCTATCTTCGAAGCATTAGAACATTTCATATTCATATGCCGATCAAAAATTTAAAAAGTTAAAAGCATACTAATTTGAAATTTGTACTTGTTACCAACACCCTTTAATTAATCAATCACAAATCTTAAAAACGCCATGAAACAAAATCTACTCTTCATTTTCTCTGCAATTTTATTCTGCTATTGTCAACAATCGTTCGGTAAGACTTTAAATAATTTTTTACCAGCAGATCCTATTTCCGGTACAGTAGTAAGCAAGAATGGTGAGCCAGTTATCGGCGCTACTGTCTACCTTAAAGGAACCACTATCGGTACCTATACTGATGTTGACGGGAGGTTCAGCTTACCCATAACTGAGACAAATAATTACACTATTGTTATAACCTACATAGGCTACAAGCCATATGAAAAGGAAATAACCACTAATGAAAGTGCCTTGGAACCCATCGTGCTGCAGGAAGATGCGCTGAACTTATCGGAAGTGATTGTTACAGGGTATACCACTCCAAAGAAAAAACTGGAGTCGAGTGTGGCAATTACTACTATGAACAGCAAAAGAATAGAAGAACTGGCCCCGCAAAGCGCAGCCGATTTGTTACAATCTGTTCCCGGCTTTGTAGTGGAAACATCAGGGGGTGAAGTAGGTAATAATCTTTTTGCAAGAGGTATTCCTTCTGCAGGAGCTTACGAGTATGTGCAAATACAGGAAGATGGACTTCCCGTATTCGAGGATGGCGCTCTTCAATTTGCGAATGCAGACAATTGGCTGCGGATCGATGAAACGGTGAACCGGGTGGAGGCTTTAAGGGGTGGTTCGGGTTCTATCTATGCAACCAATGCACCGGGTGGTATCATTAACTTCATTAGTAAAACAGGATCTAATAATTCTGGGGGCACGGCGAAGCTTACCGGAGGTACTTCGGGATTGTTCAGAACAGATTTGAATGTGGGAGGCGCTATAGTGCCTGATAAGCTTTTTTACAACGTGGGCGGCTTTTACCGGGTCGATAATGGAATACGCAACCCTGGCTTTAAGGCAAATAACGGCGGACAACTTAAAGCGAACATTAAATATGTGTTTGACCAAGGATCTGCAACTTTGTATTACAAAAAATTGGATGACAGAAATTTATTCCTTCTCCCCATACCTTTAACTGACAAAGATGATCCTAAAGGTATTGATGGCTTTGATCCCAATTATGGCACACTCACTTCCAGAAACTTTAGCCAGCTACAGGTCCCTCAATATGGTGGAGGTTATTTTTCCAGGAATTTAGAAAATGGTATTCATCCAAACGTAGATGCTTTTGGCGGACAAGTGAGAAGAGACCTTGGAAGTGGATTCGCTGTTAACGATTATTTCCGTTACACAAATATTAACCTTAATTACACGGCCATTTTTCCGGGTGCTGAGCCACAAACTGCCGCAGACTTTGCAACTAATTATACCACCACCGGCGGTGCTTCTTTTCCTGTCGCCACTCCCGGCTATTTTTATGCTAATTCAGGATTAGCTGCTAACCCTGCCCTGGTAGCCAAAGTAGGTTACTGGGCGATAGATAAGCAAATGAACAATTTTGCAAATAATCTCAGATTTGATTATAGCAATCAAATGTTTGATATTTCGCTTGGATATTATTACTCTAACTGGACCTCAGACCAGTATTGGAACTGGAGCAATCTGCTGATAGAGGTTACCGATAATCCTCAGTTACTCAATCTCGTCGATTTATCATTAACTCCTGGTGATACTAATTACTCGAGAACATACAATGGAGTTTCTGATATATCATGGCTTACCAGAAAAGCAGAAACAAAAGGCGATGTGAACGCCTTATTTGCAAGTGCCGAAATCAGGGCTACTTCTGATCTTACTTTTGATATTGGTCTCCGGTATGATATCGACCGGTACAAAGGCTACAAAGCTAATTCTCAGTTTTTCTCACAAAACTTAGACAGCAGTAGCTTTAACTACGACTTTACTACCACCACTGCCGATAACTCTATTACCACTACAGAAATGCCTTTTTTATATTGGGCTTATGATGTTAACCGCTTATCATTTTCAGGTGCTGCTAATTATAAGTTTACAGAAAACATGGCTGCTTACATCAGATACAGCAATGGTTTCAGATCACCTATAGAAGAAGCCTATTTCGACAATGCCGAGAACTTAGACAAATTAAAGCCTACTGTTATTAACCAGGTGGAATTGGGTTTCAAATACCAGGCTAACAACTTTGCGGTATTTGCCAACGCCTTTTATATGATATTGGATAACATTGCTTTTACCGATATTCTCGCCAACGGGCAGTCTGAAAATAAATTTGCTAAAGCGCAAAACATAGGGTTAGAAGCAGAAGCTGAATTTAATTTCGGTGACTTTTCTCTTAGTCTTTCAGGAACATTACAGGATCCTACATTTAAAGATTTTGCAGGAAGTGGATTTGATTTCAATACGAATAAGGTGAGAAGAATTCCATCGGTATATGGCTTGTTAAGGCCGTCGTACAACATTACTAAAGACTTAATGGTGTATGTGGAAGGAAATTATTTTGGAAAGAAATATTCTGACAATGCTAATCAATTTGCTTTGCCGGCCTTTTTTGTTTTGGATGCTGGGGTGGCCCTTACTGTTAAACAGGTGCGTTTTGCAATAGATGGAACTAATTTAACAAACACCATAGGTCTAACTGAGGGCAATCCGCGAATCACTACAGCCCCCGGTTCTATTTATTATGCGAGGCCAATTCTGGGAACCTTCGCCAAAGCATCCATTACTGTTAATTTTTAGATTTAAGAGTAATAAGCAAAATCGTGTCAAGGGCTGTCTGAATAATTCAATCAGACAGCCCTTAAATGTTTTGTTATCGGAAGTTATTCCCTAACATTAGGTTATTCATGAACTTCACTATTAAGTCTGCGTCATTAGAAATGGAAAAACATATTTTTATAATTCTTTTGCTCTCGCTTGCTAATGCCTGCTTTGGTCAGCATTCTTCTCCACGCGAACTTTATGATAGCCTGTTTATCCGGGTGCAAATGGAATCTGTCTTTCCTGATCAGAAAACTTTTGTGGATTGTATTCCAAAAGAAGGTCCTGAAATAATTTTAAATAAATATCATGCGGAAAAGGATCAGCAAGATTTCAATTTGAAAAATTTTGTCCTAAACCATTTCACGCTTCCGCAAGATGCCGGTGGCTCTTATATTAGTAACATAGGGCAGAATGTAAAACAGCATATTGGAGAGTTATGGAAGGTACTCAGCCGCACTCCGGATACTATATCCAATCGTTATTCGAGCCTGATTCCGCTTCCCTATTCATACGTAGTTCCCG from Chitinophagales bacterium includes these protein-coding regions:
- a CDS encoding TonB-dependent receptor, with product MKQNLLFIFSAILFCYCQQSFGKTLNNFLPADPISGTVVSKNGEPVIGATVYLKGTTIGTYTDVDGRFSLPITETNNYTIVITYIGYKPYEKEITTNESALEPIVLQEDALNLSEVIVTGYTTPKKKLESSVAITTMNSKRIEELAPQSAADLLQSVPGFVVETSGGEVGNNLFARGIPSAGAYEYVQIQEDGLPVFEDGALQFANADNWLRIDETVNRVEALRGGSGSIYATNAPGGIINFISKTGSNNSGGTAKLTGGTSGLFRTDLNVGGAIVPDKLFYNVGGFYRVDNGIRNPGFKANNGGQLKANIKYVFDQGSATLYYKKLDDRNLFLLPIPLTDKDDPKGIDGFDPNYGTLTSRNFSQLQVPQYGGGYFSRNLENGIHPNVDAFGGQVRRDLGSGFAVNDYFRYTNINLNYTAIFPGAEPQTAADFATNYTTTGGASFPVATPGYFYANSGLAANPALVAKVGYWAIDKQMNNFANNLRFDYSNQMFDISLGYYYSNWTSDQYWNWSNLLIEVTDNPQLLNLVDLSLTPGDTNYSRTYNGVSDISWLTRKAETKGDVNALFASAEIRATSDLTFDIGLRYDIDRYKGYKANSQFFSQNLDSSSFNYDFTTTTADNSITTTEMPFLYWAYDVNRLSFSGAANYKFTENMAAYIRYSNGFRSPIEEAYFDNAENLDKLKPTVINQVELGFKYQANNFAVFANAFYMILDNIAFTDILANGQSENKFAKAQNIGLEAEAEFNFGDFSLSLSGTLQDPTFKDFAGSGFDFNTNKVRRIPSVYGLLRPSYNITKDLMVYVEGNYFGKKYSDNANQFALPAFFVLDAGVALTVKQVRFAIDGTNLTNTIGLTEGNPRITTAPGSIYYARPILGTFAKASITVNF